A window of the Kosakonia sp. BYX6 genome harbors these coding sequences:
- the xerC gene encoding tyrosine recombinase XerC: MTGSPLSLPVTRFLRYLSAERQLSPITLLNYQRQLDAIIALVDEIGLKSWQQCDAAMVRSIATRSRRKGLGAASLALRLSALRSFFDWMVSQDELSANPAKGISAPKAPRHLPKNIDVDDVNRLLDIDINDPLAVRDRAMLEVMYGAGLRLSELVNLDIKHLDLESGEVWVLGKGSKERRLPIGRSAVTWIEHWLDLRALFGAEEDALFLSKMGKRISARNVQKRFAEWGIKQGLNSHVHPHKLRHSFATHMLESSGDLRGVQELLGHANLSTTQIYTHLDFQHLASVYDAAHPRAKRGK; encoded by the coding sequence ATGACCGGCTCTCCGCTTTCACTGCCCGTCACCCGGTTTCTGCGCTACCTGAGCGCTGAACGCCAGCTCAGCCCCATCACTCTGCTTAATTATCAGCGTCAGCTTGATGCCATCATTGCTTTGGTCGACGAGATCGGTTTAAAAAGCTGGCAACAATGTGATGCTGCGATGGTGCGATCAATTGCAACGCGCAGCCGGCGTAAAGGCCTCGGCGCGGCAAGTCTCGCGTTGCGCCTTTCGGCGTTGCGCAGTTTCTTTGACTGGATGGTGAGCCAGGACGAGTTGTCCGCGAACCCGGCCAAAGGTATTTCCGCGCCGAAAGCGCCGCGCCATCTGCCAAAAAATATCGACGTCGATGATGTTAACCGGCTGCTGGATATTGATATCAACGATCCGCTGGCGGTGCGTGACCGGGCAATGCTCGAAGTGATGTACGGTGCAGGCCTGCGTCTGTCTGAACTGGTGAATCTGGATATCAAACATCTGGATTTGGAAAGCGGCGAAGTGTGGGTGCTGGGCAAAGGCAGCAAAGAGCGCCGTTTGCCGATTGGCCGCAGCGCCGTGACCTGGATTGAACACTGGTTGGATCTGCGCGCGCTGTTTGGCGCTGAAGAAGACGCGCTATTCTTGTCGAAAATGGGCAAGCGTATTTCGGCGCGCAACGTGCAAAAACGTTTCGCCGAATGGGGAATCAAACAGGGGCTGAACAGCCACGTGCATCCCCATAAACTGCGCCACTCATTTGCCACACATATGCTCGAATCGAGCGGCGATCTGCGCGGCGTGCAGGAGCTGCTCGGGCACGCCAATTTGTCCACCACACAAATCTATACCCACCTTGATTTTCAACACCTTGCTTCGGTATAC